The following coding sequences are from one Candidatus Hydrogenedentota bacterium window:
- a CDS encoding V-type ATP synthase subunit A yields the protein MSNAQGEVVKVSGPLVVAKGLANARMYEMVRVGEARLFGEIIEIRGGDCSIQVYEETEGIGPGQPVFRTDEALSVELGPGLIRSIYDGVQRPLDKLSAEFGEYIVRGAESPALDRSLQWDFQPAAKVGDTVAHGDVLGTVQESKLVLHRIMVPLGAEGVISKIAPVTGNVDTVVAVIDTANGAKEISMVQRWPVRQPRPVSRKLPPLETMTTGQRVLDMLFPLTMGGTACVPGPFGSGKTVVQHQLAKWANAEIVVYVGCGERGNEMTDVLMEFPELKDPESGEPLMERTVLIANTSNMPVAAREASVFTGITIAEYFRDMGYSVALMADSTSRWAEAMREMSGRLEEMPGEEGYPAYLASRIASFYERAGSVICSGSDDRKGTLSIIGAVSPPGGDFSEPVVQATLRVVKVFWGLDDKLAFARHFPAINWLTSYSLYQDVIDTHCNEHIDANWQNNRRSAMGLLQREAELDELVRLVGMDALPPGDRLVMQVAKMIREDFLHQNAFDDRDTYTSLKKQFKMLDLILHYYQEAQPAFQSGVVLNQLLALPVLEEISRAKLIAESELAQFDVIKETISKEIAALSR from the coding sequence ATGAGCAACGCACAGGGTGAAGTCGTTAAAGTATCCGGTCCACTGGTGGTGGCAAAAGGACTCGCAAACGCACGCATGTATGAAATGGTGCGTGTTGGTGAAGCCCGCCTGTTCGGAGAAATTATTGAGATTCGTGGAGGAGATTGCTCCATCCAAGTGTACGAAGAAACCGAAGGGATCGGACCGGGGCAGCCTGTGTTCCGTACCGATGAGGCACTCAGCGTAGAACTTGGACCCGGTCTGATTCGCTCCATTTATGACGGTGTCCAACGGCCCCTCGATAAACTCAGTGCCGAGTTTGGGGAATACATTGTGCGCGGTGCGGAAAGTCCCGCTCTGGACCGAAGTCTGCAATGGGATTTCCAACCGGCAGCCAAGGTTGGCGACACCGTTGCCCACGGCGATGTGTTGGGTACAGTACAAGAAAGCAAACTTGTATTGCACCGAATCATGGTGCCCTTAGGCGCTGAGGGCGTGATATCAAAAATTGCGCCTGTCACCGGCAATGTGGATACGGTGGTTGCTGTTATCGACACTGCCAACGGCGCCAAAGAGATCAGCATGGTGCAGCGCTGGCCCGTACGGCAGCCCCGCCCGGTCTCCCGTAAACTGCCGCCCCTCGAAACCATGACCACCGGACAGCGTGTGCTGGATATGTTGTTCCCCCTTACCATGGGCGGAACAGCCTGTGTGCCCGGTCCCTTTGGCAGCGGTAAAACAGTCGTACAGCATCAGTTGGCCAAATGGGCGAATGCCGAAATTGTGGTCTATGTAGGTTGTGGTGAACGGGGTAATGAGATGACCGACGTGTTGATGGAGTTCCCCGAATTAAAAGACCCCGAATCGGGCGAGCCCCTCATGGAACGTACCGTGCTCATCGCGAACACGTCAAACATGCCTGTTGCCGCTCGTGAAGCATCCGTATTTACGGGCATCACCATTGCGGAGTATTTCCGTGACATGGGCTATTCTGTGGCGTTGATGGCAGATTCTACGAGCCGTTGGGCGGAAGCGATGCGCGAAATGTCCGGTCGTCTTGAAGAAATGCCGGGCGAAGAGGGATATCCCGCCTATTTGGCTTCCCGTATTGCAAGCTTTTATGAGCGCGCCGGCAGTGTGATTTGCAGCGGCTCCGATGATCGTAAAGGAACCTTGTCTATTATTGGCGCTGTTTCGCCTCCCGGCGGCGACTTTTCCGAACCCGTGGTACAGGCGACTTTGCGTGTGGTTAAGGTGTTCTGGGGATTGGACGACAAACTCGCCTTTGCACGACATTTCCCCGCCATTAACTGGTTGACCTCCTATAGTCTTTATCAGGATGTAATTGATACCCATTGTAATGAACACATCGATGCGAATTGGCAAAATAATCGCCGCAGTGCGATGGGCTTGCTCCAGCGCGAAGCAGAACTGGATGAATTGGTACGCTTGGTGGGTATGGATGCCTTACCGCCCGGCGATCGGCTGGTCATGCAGGTTGCCAAAATGATCCGTGAAGACTTTTTGCATCAGAACGCTTTCGACGACCGGGACACCTACACTTCTCTTAAGAAGCAATTTAAAATGCTAGACCTCATTTTGCATTATTACCAAGAAGCACAGCCTGCATTCCAATCGGGAGTCGTGCTCAATCAATTGTTGGCCTTGCCCGTGCTTGAAGAAATTTCGCGTGCAAAATTGATTGCCGAAAGCGAGCTGGCTCAATTTGATGTGATTAAAGAAACTATTTCAAAAGAAATTGCCGCGCTGTCACGATGA
- a CDS encoding V-type ATPase subunit, with product MTTLTKSLNKWGFACGRVSVLEGRLTPFEFFESLAGLEKAEDLFHRLQDTSLREHMVPGTLSWEDWSTILDSYVHDQIVSLRSNSPEPGIADIFTLSDDYLNLKRALQNRVGYPFKTNLFTEARLTEVAAGSIQLLPDIIRPAIATLALLSNSDPESQMQIDIVLDGAYLRHYWYLVSDLKVPLISDWVKCRVMGKVLLILWRAARMGHSLKLYQQHLLPIADLDGLITDLCANPDVRTWGTIIPGDLSDLWEQALEAEEEEQVSTFELLCANYLTALAQRTKLQTAGPERLAGYLWGLWVEVFNLKLLISGKLNKLDADLLKRRIRNTYV from the coding sequence TTGACAACTTTGACAAAAAGTTTGAATAAATGGGGATTCGCCTGCGGGCGTGTCAGCGTTCTTGAAGGACGGCTTACTCCCTTCGAATTCTTCGAATCACTTGCCGGTTTGGAAAAAGCCGAAGACTTGTTCCATCGTCTTCAAGATACGTCCCTCCGTGAACACATGGTTCCCGGAACCCTTTCGTGGGAAGACTGGAGCACGATCTTGGATAGTTATGTCCACGATCAGATTGTATCCCTTCGCAGTAATTCGCCGGAACCGGGAATTGCGGATATATTCACGCTTTCCGACGACTATTTAAATTTGAAGCGCGCTCTGCAAAATCGCGTGGGATATCCCTTTAAAACCAATTTGTTTACAGAAGCACGTCTGACCGAAGTCGCTGCCGGTTCCATACAACTGCTGCCCGATATTATACGGCCGGCTATTGCAACGCTTGCCCTCTTATCGAACAGCGATCCCGAAAGTCAGATGCAAATTGATATCGTTTTAGACGGAGCCTATTTGCGTCATTATTGGTATTTAGTCAGTGACCTAAAGGTTCCGTTAATTTCAGATTGGGTGAAATGCCGTGTGATGGGAAAAGTACTTCTCATTCTTTGGCGCGCGGCACGGATGGGGCATTCGCTGAAATTGTACCAACAACATCTGTTGCCCATTGCTGACCTGGACGGATTGATCACCGACCTATGCGCGAACCCTGATGTCCGTACATGGGGCACGATCATTCCCGGCGATCTGAGTGATTTGTGGGAACAAGCTTTGGAAGCGGAAGAAGAAGAGCAAGTTTCAACCTTTGAATTGTTGTGTGCCAATTATTTAACTGCTCTGGCGCAGCGGACTAAATTGCAGACTGCCGGTCCGGAACGGTTGGCAGGCTATTTGTGGGGGCTGTGGGTGGAAGTATTCAATTTAAAATTATTGATTAGCGGTAAATTGAACAAACTGGATGCCGACCTGCTTAAACGGCGAATACGGAATACTTATGTCTAA